The genome window TACCGGGTGGGCGCCTGTTGGTGGTAGCTGGCAACTGCAGGCACGCACTTTCGCTGAGACCACCGAGGAGGGCTACGATCAGGTGTTGCTGTCTCCCCGGGTATTCCAGGCCCCGTTTGTTCTGACCGCCCGATTCAGGAATCTGACCGGCAACGGGGGGGGCGTGATATTTGGCTCACCGGAAGGCGAGAGCAGAACCGGGCGTCAGCTGGTGCGCTACAGCGACGACGGTACCACGCTGACCTGGGGATACTTTAACGAGCAGGGAGATTATGAGGGTCAAGGATCAGCTCCTACGACACCACCGGGCACGGAGCTTCACACCCTGAGGGTGGAGGTCGGGTCCAGCACGTATGCCGTGCTGCTTGACGGCAAACGGGTTGCGCAGGATGTGCCCCTCCAGACGAAGTCAGGCCGCGTGGGCATGCAGAGTTCGGCAGGCACGGTCGCGTTCGAAGCCTTCGAGGTGGATTCCGCTGCAACAGGCCCTTGAGTCAGTTTCCGGCACCTGATCGGACGCCCCCCGGCACCACAGGTGCCATTGATACTTTCCCCCGTAGCCACTGCAAGACTCCTGGCCAAAAAAGTGCGTCCAAGGCGTCATATCAACTATCGGGATAGCCACCGCCAAGTGCAGATGCCGCCCAGTTGCTCCTCAGGACAGAACCAGCAGTTAACCAGAACGTTGTCTTCTCCTCTCAAACCACACCACAGAGAGAAGGCTCAGCACCAGCAGTCCCCCCTTGGCGGCCATCTGGCTCCAGACAACCTCGCTGAGGGTGTCATGGAAGAGACCGATCAAAACCAGTTGCGCGGCGGCCCCAAGAAGCGGGAGGTAACCTGCGGCATGCTCGCCTAGCGCCAGATAATGGTTGCTGATCGCACTGGCCAAAGCATAAAGCGTCGTCAGCAGCGCATACGGGCCGACCAGTGGTGCTCCAGGGAGGTAAGCGTCTCCATACAGCAGTCCAAGGACCCACTCAGGAGCCACCGCGCACACCAGTGTGATTCCCCCACTGATCAGGCCCACGGTTCCCAGCGCGACCCACAACAGCAGGCGGGGGGAGGCTCCGGCGTTCTGCCGCGCGGAGACCATAGGAAACAGCGCGGTCCCGATGGCCCAGGAACTGTAAAACACCACACGGCCAATCATCGCGACGGCCGCATAGATGCCTGCCTCCTGGCGTGGCAGGAGGGCGTTCACCATGAGGATGTCACTGTTGATGATGACGGCCTGAGCGCCCAGGTTGGTGAACACCGGAGCTGAATACTGCAGTACCTCCTGCTGACGGGCGAGTGTGACCTGAAGGGTGCTCTGATAGCGCTTCAGATGCCAAATGGTGGCGGGCAGCGCAGCCAGGGTGGCCGCCACCGCCCCTGTGGCTCCCGGCAGGACCAGGAGTGCCAGAGGGGTCAGCAGAATCTTTATGGCATGCTCGAGCACCATGTTCAGGCCGAAGCCGCGGAAGTTCTGTAGTCCCTGAGCTTCCCCGCGCAGAACCCCCAGCCATGCGTAGAAAGGAACCAGCACTCCCAGCCAGACGAGCCAGCCTGCGGGAAGATTCAGCAGCGGGGAGAGCCAGAACGACCCGGCTACCAGCACCAGGCCGAACCCGCCTCCAGCGATCCAGGCGAGGCGGGTTGTGTAGGCCGCCACGCTTTCATTTATGGCAGCGTACCGCGCTCCTGCCTGCTGCAACGTGAGCGGCAGCAGGGCTACGAGGAGGAACAGGGAAATAAACGACGCGTAGGCCCCATATTCCGACGGCCCGAATACCCGTCCCAGCACCACCGCATACCCATAATTCAGGACATTGACCACCAGCATCGAGAGGAACAGGACTCCTCCACCCTGAATCACCTTCCTGATCATGCCGGACACACCTGATAGTAACAACGTCAAAATTCCCGCAGCCAGAGGAAGTTTTCATCAATGACCTGCCGGCAACCGCAGCGGTTGTCTTCCATACAGCGTTATCTGCGACCTTTGGCAACGATTTCCAGAGCTGAGAGTGCCTCGACCCGGCATCAGACGGTTAGGCGCCCATAGTCTCAATATGACGTCAACCACTCTTGTAACGGCAGGATGGCGGGGTTTCGATGCTCACTGCCCGCACCGAACTAGAATGGTGTCATTCCCTATTCCCGCTTGGCGCGCGCGACGGCTTCCAACTCGACCAGCAGGCTTTCGATGTGCTCAGCTGCCTGCGCATCAAGCGTGCGTTTCCCGGTCAGCGCCGGGTCGTCCTCGATACGCGCGGCAACCTGGGCAAGTTGCCCGAAACCAAGGGTGGCGCCTGTGCCGACCAGTGAATGGGCTTGCCGGGAAAGCTCGTGAGGCGGAACATCGTGCCGCCTCACGGCTTCCCAGGTTTCCCGCAGACCCGCAACGCGGACCGGCAGGTCTTCGGTGAAGCGTAAGTTGAGTTCCTGCAGCTGCGCTTGAAATGCGCGCTCCTCTTCCTCTTCCCGTGAGACGTGAAGGGTCCCGGCGTAATGCGTCTGAAGCAGGGCACGCAGGTCGTCCGCCAGCGTCATCGGTTCGAAGGGTTTGGGAATAACGCCGACCGCACCCAGGGAAAGGTACTCCTGCACCTCGCCCCGTTGCACCTTGGCCGTCATAAAGGCGACTGGAACATGCTGTCCGCCTGGAAGGGCACGCAGCGCTGTGAGGGTTTCTGGACCTGACAACCCGGGCATCATCACATCCATCAGCACGAGATCGGGCCCGAACTGCTCGAAACGTTCGAGGGCCTCAAACCCCGTATCGCAGGTCTGCACCTGCAGGCCACCGATATCTTCCAGAGCGATCAATGCCACAGCTTGAATGTCGGCGTCGTCCTCGACCAGCAACACCCGGTGCAGTTCTTTATTCATGAGGGTCTCCAGACACGGCAGGGGGAATGAGGGCACGGATTTTTTCGAGCAGTTCCTCGTTGGACGTGCGTGACTTCACCAGAGACGCAGCCACCCTTTCGGCATTGACCCGCTCCAGTTCACCCGCAGAAAAAACCAGGACGGGCATCGGTGGTGACATCAGACGCATTTCCGGCAACAGATCAAGGCCGTTCCCGTCGGGCAAGCCAGGGTCGAGCAGGACCAGGTCGAATGACTGGCCACGCAGCATCCGACGCGCTTCAGCAAGGCTTTCTGCCTGATCCAGGGTCGCGACGTCGTGGAGGACTTCCTTCACGACGTCGCGCAGGTCCGCATCATCTTCCACATGGAGGATACGAACTGGGCGGTCGGTACCACGGCTGGACGCGAGCCGTACAGCAGAGACGAGTCTGGTCGTATCGACGGGCTTGTTAATCCAGTCCACCACCGAGACCGCATCCCCGTGGATGAGCTCTCGCCGCTCGTCGGCCACGGCCGATACGACGACAATGGAGAGTGTCGCTGTCTGAGGGCGTTGTCTCAGCTCCTGGATGAAGCTGACCCCATCCCGGTCAGGCAGCATCAGGTCCAGTACCAGTGCGTTGTAGTGCCGCTGGGCGAGTTTCTCTTCTGCCTCTTGTGCGTTGTACGCGACATCGGAGTCGAAGCCTGCTTGCCGGAGGATGAGTTGCAGCAGGTGGGCGATGTCCTGATCGTCCTCACACACGAGTATCCGCAGTGGACCCTCACCTGCATCATCAGCAGTTGGGACCCGCTGGATGACTGGTGTCACAACCGGCAGCTCAAAGGCGAACACCGTTCCGCCCTCCGGATGGTCCTCAAAATACATGTGACCTTCATGCCGGTCCACGATGGCTTTACTGATACTGAGTCCCAGGCCTGTCCCTCCCTTTTCCCGGGTAACAGATGAATCCGCCTGCGCGAACCTTCCAAAAATCCGTGCGCGGAACTCCTGAGGGATGCCAGGACCACGGTCGCGGACTGAGACCCGCACACGCGCGCCGTGCAGTGCGGTAGAAATACCGACCGAGCTTCCGTGGGGGGAGAATTTGACTGCATTGGAGATCAGGTTGGTGAGGACCTGTAACAGCCGGTCCTCATCTCCCTTGACCCGCGCCGTTTGGGTGGATGGGACGACGTCGAGAGTCACGCCAAATTGCTGTGCGTAGGTCCGGTTATCCTCAGCGGCCCTCTGGACAACAGACGTGATGTCCAGCTCGCGCATGTCAAATTCCAGCTTGCCGGACTCGATTTTCTCCATGTCGAGCAGGTCGTTGATCAGGCGTACCAGCCGTTCGCTGTTGTTCAGCCCGATTTCCACCAGTTTCTTACCGCGCGGCTGAAGGTCTCCCAGAGTGCCACTGGCGATGAGGCTGAGAGCCCCGCGGATGGACGTCAACGGAGTCCGGAGTTCGTGACTGACCGTAGACACAAATTCATTCTTAAGACGCTCTACCCGTTTCAGGTCAGTAATGTCCCGCGCGATAATCAATGCCTCCTGCTCGAATACGGGCACGAACCGGGCCTCGAAGTCCAGGATGCCCGGCTCATTCGGAGTCACACTGACCATGTCCATGGAGAACTCGGCGCGCTCTGGCTGTCCTGTACGGAGGCTCTGAGTCACTCCAGCCATCAGAACCTCAGCCACGCTGGGGGGCAGAACATCAGGAACATGATGACCGACCATCGCGTTCACCCACTCTGGATTCTCTAGGTCCCCAGGCGGTTTGAACGAGTGGATTACTCCATCTTTGCCAACCCTCATCAGGATGTCTGGAATGGCGTCAATAAGCGCTTTCTGGCGCCTCTCGCTGTCCCTCAGTTCCGTAAGGTTGGCGTCCCGCTCCCGCTCCCGTTGAAACAGTTTCTGCCCCATCTGGGACAGATTGGATGCCAGGGCAGCCACCTCCGTGATGGCATGTGGGGGAAGAGGCGAATCCATCTCACCCTTGGCGATCCCGGCGGTGCTTGCAGCAAGGCTTTGCAGCACGCGTGACACACTTGAGGCCGTGCGTTGCAGGACCACGAAGAACATCAGTGCGGCCAGCAGCACGCCCAGAACAGTGACCAGCAGGGCCAGCCGAAGTGCTCGTGTGCTCTCCTGCGCCCAGCGTTGCTGTTGGGCGAATTCGTTCCTCCTGAACTCCAAGATGGTCTCCCGAATCCTGTCGACCAGCCGCTTGCCCTCCCCACTTCTCACCTGCGCGACAGCGGCTGCGTAATCCGTGCGCACCAGGCGCAGGGCCACGCCTCCTCCACGGCGGTCCCATTCGTTAATCAGCCGTTCCACCTCCTCGATCCGCTGGAGTTGCCTCATGGCTCCCTCGGCCGGATCATCCCGGAGCGAGGCGCGCAGGGTGGCCAGATGCCTGGGAAGGTCCTGCCGTGCTGCGGTGTAAGGTTGGAGAAAATCGGGGTCAAGCGTGATGATAAAGCCCCGCTGGCCGGTCTCGAGGTCGACAATGTTGTTCTGGATGTTACTCACCAGGGTCTGGTGCCCCTGTGATCGCCGGACCAGATCCTCATAGTGTGCGTTCCGGACCACGGACCAGGCGACCGTCAGGGTCACGAGCAGCAGCAGCAGCAGGGGGAGCCACAGGGGCCGCAGCAGGAAGGCCCGGAGAGGAACGCCTCGGCGGATCAGGAAGGCTTCTGACGCCCTGAGGGTCTTGGAAAAGCGGCCTGCATGGAATGTGCGTTGCGGCATGCTGGAATGAGGTCCTCTGGCTGTTGAGTCGGGATCACATCACCGTGAAGGGGACGCGGAACGTTCATGGAGGGAACGATGAAAGGCAGTTTACGCCGTTCACGCCCCACCGGTCGCCTTAAGCAATTCCAGAATAAAAGAGAAAACTACCCGCCAGGGACGGCTCCCCGCACTGTTCACCTGCTGTTCCCGGTACGATACACAACATGAAAAACGGGATGTTCGGGAGGGACGTGACGTGACGCAGTTTTTTCCCATCATCCTTGCTGGTGGCAAGGGTGAGCGGCTCTGGCCCGCGAGCAGCAGCAGCTCGCCGAAGCAGTTCCTTCAACTGCTGAACGGGCAGAGCCTGCTACAGGCGACGGCTGAACGTCTGACCAACGTTGCGGGTGGCTGGGACGGATTGTGGGTGGTGACCGCGCGGCCGTGGCTGGAAGACGTTCTAACCCATCTGCCAACTCTTCCCGCCCACCACCTGATCATCGAGCCTGAAGGACGTGATACTGGACCGGCCATCGCGTATGCCGTCACGGAAGCAGTTCGGCAGGCAGGTGAGGATGTGGTGCTGGGGTTCTTCCCAGCTGACCATTGGATCGGGGATATCGAGAACTTCGAGCGGACAATCCGGGCCGCCATACAGCTCGCGACCGAACACGACGGCATCGTTACCCTCGGGATTCCGCCGCAGTACCCCGCGACCGGATACGGGTATATCCAGGCGGGAGATCCAGTGCCAGGTTGGGATGACTGGGAGGGCGCGCGGGTGGCCCGCTTTACCGAGAAGCCTGACCTCGAAACGGCGCAGCAGTTTGTGAATAGTGGGCAATACCTCTGGAACAGTGGGGTCTTTGTGATGCGGGCCGGGGTGGCCCTGCGGGAGCTTCAGGAGCACTCACCGGACATCGTTGGGCCCTTACTTG of Deinococcus malanensis contains these proteins:
- a CDS encoding response regulator, which translates into the protein MPQRTFHAGRFSKTLRASEAFLIRRGVPLRAFLLRPLWLPLLLLLLVTLTVAWSVVRNAHYEDLVRRSQGHQTLVSNIQNNIVDLETGQRGFIITLDPDFLQPYTAARQDLPRHLATLRASLRDDPAEGAMRQLQRIEEVERLINEWDRRGGGVALRLVRTDYAAAVAQVRSGEGKRLVDRIRETILEFRRNEFAQQQRWAQESTRALRLALLVTVLGVLLAALMFFVVLQRTASSVSRVLQSLAASTAGIAKGEMDSPLPPHAITEVAALASNLSQMGQKLFQRERERDANLTELRDSERRQKALIDAIPDILMRVGKDGVIHSFKPPGDLENPEWVNAMVGHHVPDVLPPSVAEVLMAGVTQSLRTGQPERAEFSMDMVSVTPNEPGILDFEARFVPVFEQEALIIARDITDLKRVERLKNEFVSTVSHELRTPLTSIRGALSLIASGTLGDLQPRGKKLVEIGLNNSERLVRLINDLLDMEKIESGKLEFDMRELDITSVVQRAAEDNRTYAQQFGVTLDVVPSTQTARVKGDEDRLLQVLTNLISNAVKFSPHGSSVGISTALHGARVRVSVRDRGPGIPQEFRARIFGRFAQADSSVTREKGGTGLGLSISKAIVDRHEGHMYFEDHPEGGTVFAFELPVVTPVIQRVPTADDAGEGPLRILVCEDDQDIAHLLQLILRQAGFDSDVAYNAQEAEEKLAQRHYNALVLDLMLPDRDGVSFIQELRQRPQTATLSIVVVSAVADERRELIHGDAVSVVDWINKPVDTTRLVSAVRLASSRGTDRPVRILHVEDDADLRDVVKEVLHDVATLDQAESLAEARRMLRGQSFDLVLLDPGLPDGNGLDLLPEMRLMSPPMPVLVFSAGELERVNAERVAASLVKSRTSNEELLEKIRALIPPAVSGDPHE
- a CDS encoding lipopolysaccharide biosynthesis protein, which translates into the protein MIRKVIQGGGVLFLSMLVVNVLNYGYAVVLGRVFGPSEYGAYASFISLFLLVALLPLTLQQAGARYAAINESVAAYTTRLAWIAGGGFGLVLVAGSFWLSPLLNLPAGWLVWLGVLVPFYAWLGVLRGEAQGLQNFRGFGLNMVLEHAIKILLTPLALLVLPGATGAVAATLAALPATIWHLKRYQSTLQVTLARQQEVLQYSAPVFTNLGAQAVIINSDILMVNALLPRQEAGIYAAVAMIGRVVFYSSWAIGTALFPMVSARQNAGASPRLLLWVALGTVGLISGGITLVCAVAPEWVLGLLYGDAYLPGAPLVGPYALLTTLYALASAISNHYLALGEHAAGYLPLLGAAAQLVLIGLFHDTLSEVVWSQMAAKGGLLVLSLLSVVWFERRRQRSG
- a CDS encoding mannose-1-phosphate guanylyltransferase, whose translation is MTQFFPIILAGGKGERLWPASSSSSPKQFLQLLNGQSLLQATAERLTNVAGGWDGLWVVTARPWLEDVLTHLPTLPAHHLIIEPEGRDTGPAIAYAVTEAVRQAGEDVVLGFFPADHWIGDIENFERTIRAAIQLATEHDGIVTLGIPPQYPATGYGYIQAGDPVPGWDDWEGARVARFTEKPDLETAQQFVNSGQYLWNSGVFVMRAGVALRELQEHSPDIVGPLLEQGAAAYAQLPKLSFDYALMEKTRKALVIRAAFTWDDLGDWNALERVLGSQDGGNAVVGRHLGVDTHGAIIYSTDERDLIVTLGLEDLVIVRTGHTTLIARKDRVQELKTILVRLRESPDLSQFV
- a CDS encoding response regulator; the encoded protein is MNKELHRVLLVEDDADIQAVALIALEDIGGLQVQTCDTGFEALERFEQFGPDLVLMDVMMPGLSGPETLTALRALPGGQHVPVAFMTAKVQRGEVQEYLSLGAVGVIPKPFEPMTLADDLRALLQTHYAGTLHVSREEEEERAFQAQLQELNLRFTEDLPVRVAGLRETWEAVRRHDVPPHELSRQAHSLVGTGATLGFGQLAQVAARIEDDPALTGKRTLDAQAAEHIESLLVELEAVARAKRE